The sequence below is a genomic window from Rhizobium sp. NXC14.
CGGCCCATAGACGATATAGGAGTGACCGGTGACCCAGCCGACATCGGCCGTGCACCAGTAGACATCGCCGTGATGATAGTCGAAGACATATTCATGCGTCATCGATGCATAGACGAGGTAACCGCCGGTCGTGTGCAGCACGCCCTTCGGCTTGCCGGTCGAACCTGAGGTGTAGAGGATGAACAGCGGATCTTCCGCCTTCATCTTCACCGGCGGGCATTCCGGCTTCACCGTAGCGATCTCCTGGTGATACCAGAGGTCGCGGCCCGGCGCCCAGCCGGTCTTTCCGCCGGTGCGGCGCACCACCAGAACCTTGCTGACACGAACATGCTGGCGGGCGGCGATATCGATCGCCTTATCGGTATTGTCCTTCAGCGGCACCGGCTTGCCGCCGCGCACGCCTTCGTCGCAGGTGATGACGAAGGTGGATTCACAGTCGACGATACGCCCGGCCAGAGCCTCGGGCGAAAAACCGCCGAAGACGACCGAATGCACCGCGCCGATGCGCGCACAGGCGAGCATCGCATAGGCTGCCTCAGGGATCATCGGCATGTAGATGGTGACGCGATCGCCCTTCTTGACGCCGTGCTTCTTCAACACGTTCGCCGTCCGGCAGACATGCTCGTAGAGCTCGTTATAGGTGATCTTCTTATCGACGTAGGGGTTATCGCCTTCCCAGATGATCGCCACCTGGTCGCCATTCGTCTTCAGATGGCGGTCGATGCAATTGTAGGAGACGTTGGTCTGGCCGTCTTCGAACCATTTGATCGAGACCTTGCCGGTAAAGGAGGTGTTCTTGACCTTGGTATAAGGTTTGAACCAGTCGATCCGCTTGCCGTGCTTGCCCCAGAATTTGTCCGGGTTTTCAATGCTTTCCTCGTACCATTTCAGGTATTTATCCTTATCGATCAGGGCGCGCGCCTTTACCGGCTTCGTGACCGGATAGATCTTCTCCGACATGGAACTCCTCCTCATGGGACATGCGACGGACCGCGAGCTATCTGGGCCCGAACTTCAAATCACGGCGATTCATAGCAGTTCGCATCGCCACGGCAATTAGACAAAGGTCATTTGATTTCGGAAGAATTGCAATTCTGCGACAGTCCGGTTATATAGCGCCATATTTCCCGGACATTGTGGTGACAATCCACGGACCGCGACCGGCGCGGACGATAGAAGGACTATATCCATGGCTCAAACATTGCTCATGCCGAAGGCGACTGCCATCTGGCTTGTCGACAACACGGCGCTGTCTTTCGATCAGATCGCGCAGTTCTGCAAACTGCACCCGCTCGAAGTCAAAGCCATCGCCGACGGCGAAGCCGCGCAGGGCATCAAGGGTCTCGACCCGATCTCGACGGGACAGCTTTCCCGCGATGAGATTGCTCGTGCCGAAGCCAACCCGAACCACAAGCTGAAGCTTTCCGAACCGAAGGTGCGCGTGCCGGAATCCAAGCGCCGCGGCCCGCGTTACACGCCGGTCTCCAAGCGTCAAGACCGCCCGAACGCCATTCTCTGGCTCGTCCGCAACCATCCGGAGCTGAAGGACGCGCAGATTTCGCGCCTCGTCGGCACGACGAAATCGACGATCGAGCAGATCCGCGAGCGCACCCACTGGAACTCCGCCAACCTGGCGCCGATGGATCCGGTCACGCTCGGCCTCTGCAGCCAGATCGACCTCGACATGGAAGTGGAAAAGGCCGCCAAGGGTCG
It includes:
- a CDS encoding DUF1013 domain-containing protein codes for the protein MAQTLLMPKATAIWLVDNTALSFDQIAQFCKLHPLEVKAIADGEAAQGIKGLDPISTGQLSRDEIARAEANPNHKLKLSEPKVRVPESKRRGPRYTPVSKRQDRPNAILWLVRNHPELKDAQISRLVGTTKSTIEQIRERTHWNSANLAPMDPVTLGLCSQIDLDMEVEKAAKGRPLPTAAELGATLQSAQETERLTPSYEREEEKEIDADAVFRKLSSLRSAPKDEDEEDQY